GAAAACCTGCGCATTCTCAGCGAGTGCCTGCGCGACAGGTACACCATCATGTTTGCCAAAAACGGGCCGGACGCCCTGCGTCTTGCCATGCGTCAGCCCCCGCCCGACCTGATACTGCTCGACGTCATCATGCCGGGTATGGACGGCTACGAAGTGTGCCGCCGCCTGCGCGACGACACGCAGACCCGCGACATCCCCATCATGTTCATCACCGCGCAGAATGAAGAAACCGACGAGGCCAAAGGGCTCTCGCTTGGCGCGCAGGACTACATAACAAAGCCCTTCCGCTCTTCTCTGGTGCGCAACCGAGTTGCCAACCAGCTCAAGTACAAGCGCTACCGTGATCACCTCAACGACATGGTGCACGAGCGCACGCGCCAGCTGGCCCTTACGCAGGAAGCCACCATTCACGCCATGGCAAGCCTTGCAGAATGGCGCGATACGGAAACAGGCGCGCACATCAAGCGTACGCAGAACTATGTGAAGGCTCTGGCCGTCTACATTGCCCAGCTGCCCAACTACCGGGAGGAACTGGATAAAGACGCCATCGCATGGCTTTACCTTTCCGCGCCTCTGCACGATGTGGGCAAGGTTGCCATTGCCGATACGGTGCTGCACAAGCCCGGCCCTCTCACAGACGAGGAATACGAGGCCATGAAGGAGCACACCACGCATGG
The Desulfovibrio sp. DNA segment above includes these coding regions:
- a CDS encoding HD domain-containing phosphohydrolase, translating into MILAEDAADSGLELKRNKILLVDDAPENLRILSECLRDRYTIMFAKNGPDALRLAMRQPPPDLILLDVIMPGMDGYEVCRRLRDDTQTRDIPIMFITAQNEETDEAKGLSLGAQDYITKPFRSSLVRNRVANQLKYKRYRDHLNDMVHERTRQLALTQEATIHAMASLAEWRDTETGAHIKRTQNYVKALAVYIAQLPNYREELDKDAIAWLYLSAPLHDVGKVAIADTVLHKPGPLTDEEYEAMKEHTTHGRAVLASADKFLGENSFLRIASDIAYCHHERWDGKGYPRGLTGKEIPLSARLMSVADVYDALRSKRVYKPAMPHETAARIIVDGKGTQFDPEVVDAFVALQEQFRSIAEKYSDV